The following are from one region of the Paenibacillus sp. KS-LC4 genome:
- the phnE gene encoding phosphonate ABC transporter, permease protein PhnE: protein MTTKNGSYPFQKPRKNPLRWPIIMALALVYIWAFSGVPFTGLKETAGQIMKSIMAGIFSPDWDYVYLPEGEDLLRGLMDTLAISILGTVISAVLCIPFAFWSARNMSKYRTISGSGKIMLSFIRTFPEIIMAILFIKAVGPGSFAGVLALGLHSIGMLGKLFADDIENIDFGPSEALLASGATRMQQLWFAVLPQVLPGFLNYTLYRFEINVRSATILGVIGAGGIGTPLIFALSTRSWPRVGIILLGIVVMITVIDLISGYVRKKLV from the coding sequence ATGACGACGAAAAATGGGAGCTATCCCTTCCAAAAACCGCGGAAAAATCCGCTGCGCTGGCCAATAATCATGGCTTTGGCACTCGTTTACATTTGGGCGTTCTCTGGCGTTCCGTTTACCGGCTTGAAAGAGACGGCAGGCCAGATCATGAAGTCGATTATGGCGGGCATTTTTTCTCCCGATTGGGATTATGTCTATTTGCCGGAGGGCGAGGATCTGCTGCGGGGACTAATGGACACGCTGGCTATCTCCATACTCGGTACGGTGATCTCGGCTGTGCTGTGCATTCCATTCGCTTTCTGGTCCGCGCGCAATATGAGCAAATATCGGACGATTTCCGGTTCGGGCAAAATCATGCTCAGCTTTATCCGGACATTTCCGGAAATTATTATGGCGATTTTGTTCATTAAAGCCGTTGGCCCAGGCTCCTTCGCCGGTGTTCTTGCGCTCGGGCTGCATTCGATAGGAATGCTAGGCAAGCTATTTGCGGATGATATCGAAAATATTGATTTCGGCCCTTCCGAGGCGCTGCTCGCCTCCGGGGCAACGCGTATGCAGCAGCTTTGGTTCGCCGTGCTGCCTCAAGTGCTGCCGGGCTTTCTGAACTATACGCTGTATCGCTTTGAAATCAACGTCCGCTCGGCTACGATACTCGGCGTCATTGGCGCTGGCGGCATCGGCACGCCGCTGATCTTCGCGCTGAGTACCCGCAGCTGGCCGCGGGTCGGCATTATTTTGCTCGGCATCGTTGTAATGATTACCGTTATTGATCTGATCTCCGGCTATGTGCGTAAGAAGCTGGTGTGA
- the phnE gene encoding phosphonate ABC transporter, permease protein PhnE — MNNPLEPGTRQTVRPLPPTRTKHVLTTLLILLLLWGSAVQTEVSFKELIEGFPNMLDLLREMFPPRWTYFDNIVGGMLETIRMALVGTTIGAIIAIPVALLCAGNLMPHRWVYYPARFMLNLVRTLPDLLLAALFVAVFGLGPVPGILALAVFSVGLIAKLTYETLETIDQGPLEAMTAVGANAIQRIVFGVVPQISAAFMSYVLYTFEINVRAAAILGLVGAGGIGLFYEATLGFLEYDKTAVIILFTLVIVLLIDFASTKLREKLL; from the coding sequence ATGAACAACCCGCTTGAGCCTGGCACGAGGCAGACTGTCCGTCCCCTGCCGCCAACACGTACGAAGCATGTGCTGACTACGCTGCTTATTTTGCTGCTGCTTTGGGGCAGTGCCGTGCAGACAGAGGTGAGCTTTAAGGAGCTAATTGAGGGCTTCCCGAACATGCTCGATCTGCTGCGCGAAATGTTTCCTCCCCGCTGGACCTACTTTGATAATATCGTGGGCGGCATGCTGGAGACGATACGTATGGCGCTCGTCGGCACAACGATTGGCGCAATTATTGCTATTCCGGTTGCCCTGCTGTGCGCAGGTAATTTAATGCCGCATCGCTGGGTGTATTACCCGGCACGCTTTATGCTTAATTTGGTGCGGACGCTGCCCGATCTGCTGCTCGCTGCCCTGTTCGTCGCAGTTTTCGGACTTGGGCCAGTGCCGGGCATTCTCGCGCTGGCTGTATTTTCGGTCGGCTTAATCGCCAAGCTGACCTATGAAACGCTGGAGACCATTGATCAGGGACCGCTTGAAGCGATGACAGCGGTTGGCGCAAACGCGATTCAACGCATCGTATTTGGCGTCGTTCCGCAAATATCAGCCGCCTTTATGTCGTATGTACTGTATACCTTCGAAATTAATGTACGGGCAGCGGCCATTCTTGGCCTTGTTGGGGCTGGCGGCATCGGTTTATTTTATGAAGCGACGCTCGGCTTTCTCGAATATGACAAAACCGCCGTTATTATTTTATTCACGCTGGTCATTGTTTTACTTATTGATTTTGCAAGCACGAAGCTGCGGGAGAAACTATTATGA
- the phnC gene encoding phosphonate ABC transporter ATP-binding protein, producing MIELRQVTKVYPNQTKGLNNINLTFEQGEFVAVVGLSGAGKSTLLRSINRLHDISEGDILVNGNSITSAEGHELRMIRRDIGMIFQSFNLVKRSTVLRNVLAGRVGYHSTLRTILGRFPKEDVDLAFQALERVNILEKAYSRADQLSGGQQQRVAIARVLAQEAKIILADEPVASLDPLTTKQVMDDLKRINQELGITTIVNLHFVDLARQYATRIVGLRAGEVVFDGPVAEATDERFAEIYGRPLLEGELLGEVSA from the coding sequence ATGATTGAGCTTCGTCAAGTAACCAAAGTGTATCCCAATCAAACCAAGGGTCTAAATAATATTAATCTCACCTTCGAGCAAGGCGAGTTTGTGGCGGTTGTCGGATTATCTGGCGCCGGCAAATCTACGCTTTTGCGCTCGATCAATCGGCTGCATGACATTAGCGAGGGAGATATCCTCGTTAACGGCAACTCGATTACGAGTGCCGAGGGACATGAGCTGCGGATGATTCGCCGCGACATTGGCATGATTTTTCAAAGCTTCAATCTCGTCAAGCGTTCCACTGTGCTGCGTAATGTGCTGGCGGGACGCGTCGGCTACCACTCCACGCTCCGTACGATACTCGGCCGTTTCCCCAAGGAGGATGTGGATTTGGCGTTTCAGGCGCTGGAGCGGGTTAATATTTTGGAAAAGGCTTATTCCCGTGCCGACCAGCTCTCCGGCGGCCAGCAGCAGCGTGTCGCCATTGCTCGCGTGCTTGCGCAGGAGGCTAAAATCATTTTGGCGGACGAGCCTGTCGCTTCCCTAGACCCGCTCACGACGAAGCAAGTCATGGATGATTTGAAGCGGATTAATCAGGAGCTGGGCATTACGACGATCGTTAATCTTCATTTTGTCGATTTGGCTAGGCAATATGCGACGCGAATTGTCGGGCTGCGTGCAGGCGAGGTCGTATTTGACGGTCCTGTTGCTGAAGCAACGGATGAGCGTTTTGCCGAAATTTATGGCAGGCCGCTGCTTGAAGGCGAGCTGCTGGGAGAGGTATCGGCATGA
- a CDS encoding phosphate/phosphite/phosphonate ABC transporter substrate-binding protein translates to MKKMYAFMLPLLLTSLLLGACGTNNTAGSAGSESASPSSSPSAAASTEPAPTTSADTGYVPTTLTVQFVPSQNADTLEAKAKPLEKLLGDKLGIPVKVSVSTDYNTIIEAMASKKVDVGFLPPTAYVLAKEKGAAEVILQAQRFGVNDETGAPTDQLVDFYKSMIVVKKDSPIQSVEELKGKKIAYQNVTSSAGFVWPAALLMDKGLNPLSDVQPVTVKGHDQGVIAVLNGDVDAAAIFQDARNTVKKDYPTVFEDTRVLSFTEAIPNDTISVRSDMSAEWSAKISQAFIDIGKDTEGHAIIKEIYSHEGYVKSDDSKFDIVRQYNEKVKTE, encoded by the coding sequence TTGAAAAAGATGTATGCCTTTATGCTTCCACTGTTACTGACCTCGCTCTTGCTTGGAGCTTGCGGAACGAACAATACAGCGGGTTCGGCTGGCAGCGAGTCTGCTAGTCCAAGTTCCAGCCCATCCGCAGCAGCCTCAACTGAGCCAGCACCAACAACAAGTGCCGACACAGGCTATGTGCCTACAACATTGACTGTCCAATTCGTTCCTTCACAAAATGCAGACACCCTTGAAGCAAAAGCCAAGCCGCTTGAGAAGCTTCTGGGCGACAAGCTCGGTATTCCAGTAAAAGTAAGTGTCTCGACCGACTACAACACGATTATTGAAGCGATGGCCTCCAAAAAGGTAGATGTAGGCTTCCTGCCTCCAACGGCTTATGTGCTGGCTAAAGAAAAAGGCGCAGCTGAAGTTATTTTGCAGGCACAGCGCTTTGGTGTAAATGATGAGACTGGCGCTCCTACCGACCAGCTCGTTGACTTCTACAAGTCCATGATTGTTGTCAAAAAAGACTCGCCGATTCAATCGGTTGAAGAGCTTAAAGGTAAAAAAATCGCTTACCAGAACGTGACGTCCTCTGCTGGTTTTGTATGGCCGGCTGCGCTCCTGATGGACAAGGGCCTGAACCCGCTTAGCGATGTACAGCCTGTAACGGTTAAAGGCCATGACCAAGGCGTTATCGCCGTGCTTAACGGCGATGTGGATGCTGCGGCGATTTTCCAGGATGCCCGCAACACAGTAAAGAAGGATTACCCTACCGTATTTGAAGACACGCGCGTGCTTTCGTTTACAGAAGCGATTCCTAACGATACGATTTCGGTTCGTTCCGACATGAGTGCAGAATGGTCCGCTAAAATTTCGCAAGCGTTCATTGATATCGGTAAAGATACAGAAGGACACGCCATCATTAAAGAAATTTATTCCCATGAGGGCTATGTAAAATCCGATGACAGCAAGTTCGATATCGTCCGCCAATACAATGAAAAAGTAAAAACCGAGTAG
- a CDS encoding bifunctional UDP-sugar hydrolase/5'-nucleotidase encodes MTQASHYTCDIIMTSDLHGAIRPIHYPSNAYSHNGLALLAARIKRERERAPELLLVDNGDLLQGSPLAAYAAAFQESYETHPFIEVLSELGYDAAVMGNHEFNYGLDTLNRAVEASRFPWLSANIVDAQSGEPAFGPPYIIKQMASGVKVALLGATTHYIPNWEQPQYIQGLRFLDALETIRTWVQHIRDKEQPDLVVVSYHGGFENDLATGQPAEPHTGENQAYAICRDVEGIDVLLTGHQHRSLAEELHGVTIVQTGYHGSSAAHVEVQLERQPEGRWEVKSKRAELLYPEESALPDAAVLALTDELEKRTQAWLDQPIGEIIGDLSIQNAAELRLAAHPFLAFVHQVQMEATGAQLSNAALLSEEARGFGSKVTMRDVLSNFIYPNTLTVLELSGQDIWAALEQTACYFSLDDQGGIIVNPLYMEPKAQHYNYDMWAGIDYELDISRAEGSRVIKLERDGEPLKMDASYSVVMNSYRAAGGGNYAMYAGKPVLFAGDTDMAMLAEHYIRKHQPLAAPRAGNWRVTAGQRIMPSI; translated from the coding sequence ATGACGCAAGCAAGCCACTATACCTGCGATATTATAATGACGAGTGATCTGCACGGAGCGATCCGTCCCATTCATTATCCGAGCAATGCCTACAGCCATAACGGACTGGCTTTATTGGCGGCACGAATAAAGCGGGAGCGTGAACGGGCTCCTGAGCTGCTGCTGGTGGACAATGGCGATTTGCTGCAAGGCTCGCCGCTGGCTGCCTATGCTGCGGCCTTCCAAGAAAGCTATGAGACGCATCCCTTTATCGAGGTGCTCAGCGAGCTTGGCTATGATGCTGCCGTTATGGGCAATCATGAGTTTAATTACGGCTTGGATACGCTGAACCGTGCGGTAGAGGCTTCAAGGTTTCCATGGCTGTCGGCTAATATTGTCGATGCTCAGAGCGGGGAGCCAGCTTTTGGCCCGCCGTACATCATCAAGCAAATGGCCTCGGGCGTAAAGGTCGCCCTGCTGGGGGCTACGACCCACTATATTCCCAACTGGGAGCAGCCTCAGTATATACAAGGGCTGCGCTTTCTTGATGCGTTAGAGACCATTCGGACATGGGTGCAGCACATACGCGACAAGGAGCAGCCGGATCTCGTTGTTGTCAGCTATCATGGGGGCTTCGAAAATGATCTGGCAACAGGTCAACCAGCCGAACCGCATACGGGTGAAAATCAAGCCTATGCCATTTGCCGTGACGTGGAGGGCATTGATGTGTTGCTCACCGGTCATCAGCACCGGTCATTGGCAGAGGAGCTGCACGGCGTTACGATTGTGCAGACGGGCTATCACGGATCGTCAGCGGCTCATGTTGAGGTACAGTTAGAGCGGCAGCCCGAAGGACGCTGGGAAGTTAAGAGCAAGCGAGCTGAGCTGCTGTATCCAGAGGAGTCTGCCTTGCCGGATGCCGCTGTGCTAGCGCTAACCGATGAGCTGGAGAAGCGTACGCAAGCTTGGCTGGATCAGCCGATTGGCGAAATCATCGGCGATTTGTCCATTCAAAATGCGGCTGAGCTGAGGCTGGCTGCCCATCCGTTTCTTGCTTTTGTCCATCAGGTTCAAATGGAGGCTACGGGCGCGCAGCTGTCTAACGCGGCTTTGCTAAGCGAGGAGGCGCGCGGCTTTGGAAGCAAGGTGACGATGCGGGATGTATTGTCGAATTTCATCTATCCTAATACGCTGACGGTATTGGAGTTGAGCGGGCAGGATATATGGGCTGCGTTGGAGCAGACCGCGTGTTATTTTTCACTGGACGATCAGGGGGGGATTATAGTTAATCCCTTGTATATGGAGCCGAAGGCGCAGCATTATAACTATGACATGTGGGCAGGCATTGACTATGAGCTGGATATATCGCGGGCAGAGGGTAGCAGGGTCATTAAGCTTGAGCGCGATGGAGAGCCTTTAAAGATGGATGCTTCGTATTCGGTTGTCATGAACAGCTATCGTGCGGCTGGCGGTGGAAATTATGCGATGTATGCAGGCAAGCCGGTACTCTTTGCCGGTGATACGGATATGGCGATGCTCGCTGAACATTATATTCGCAAGCATCAGCCGCTGGCTGCGCCTCGTGCGGGGAATTGGAGGGTTACGGCAGGGCAACGGATTATGCCGAGCATATAA
- a CDS encoding chitinase N-terminal domain-containing protein has product MKLTQRKSSLSHKWIKSLIALSVAIPLQAGLWGSATAVHAEGPTDPAPFIQPKVVNENAGKKILFDNTHAQTAGAADWVIDGGFSDFGDALANDGYYVQELRKTTPFTYNDLKDYSVFVIAEPNIPFKATEQAAMTQYVEGGGSIFFVGDHYNADRNKNRWDGSEAMNGYRRGAWTDPTQGMSADERSSEAMQGVTSSDWLSDHFGVRFRYNALGDLTANQIVPQEQAFGITAGVSTVAMHAGSTLAITDPTKAKGIVYLPQTNQAWGSAVDQGVYNGGGIAEGPYVAVSKLGAGKAAFIGDSSPVEDATPKYLREETGARKTTYDGFKEQDDGVLLVNLVNWLAEQESYTSLTEVDGLQLDSVTALHPFEDPAASTEPQPEPWSAPSAGYKWYDRSTFKPGSYGGPTTSANAAYSFVKQATLPNAQDFQIRVVADNLPANTTVSGFSAGIYLSGGTQVAMVQNENGTWPTAYGYSSTFSVTSDSKGHAFKDLTVRIKPGTSGAANLRLRLNGSNLLTNAVSVGNVPAEPLPEEEGPIPALIPIAEARTKSVGSTVTVEGIVTTEPGAFGGQAFYLQDASGGIYVFQSASGFHQGDRINVTAATALYNTELELTDMIAIEKTGTAPLPAPLATDRISAVNQGQLVQLSDVTIQNLASATPAGSFEFDAVDAAGISNHVRVDTRTGLSLSSFPYTEGQQISITGVAAIFRDVFQLKPRGLSDFALQGDTTAPQTTASLSASPNEAGWLNEDVTVTLTATDDAGGSAPVRTEYAINGNANQAYEAPILISEEGSTTLSFFSTDAAGHTEAVQSLTLKLDKSVPSVILTQSGGAIADAFDTDTLIFELNSSDSLSGIASEQLLLDDRLINSTYSTTGAELGLGTHTIAYSVKDFAGNEAFQQATFSIANKPLAAGAPGKPVLSSNNGYDTGLQDGDFTISLNMWWGHNGTSYRLYENGELIDTQTLTDASPSAQMAQTHVSGRANGTYTYTAELTNAKGTTRSDVLTVRVIDAAPGKPVLSQNNWDGDGQYSLTMNLWWGTNATEYRLYENNELIDTQALKAASPAAQSAVTALTGRQPGVYEYRAELVNAAGVTTSETITVQVTK; this is encoded by the coding sequence ATGAAGCTCACACAACGAAAGTCATCCTTGTCACACAAATGGATCAAATCGCTTATCGCTCTATCTGTCGCTATTCCGCTGCAAGCTGGTTTATGGGGCTCCGCGACAGCCGTTCACGCTGAAGGCCCAACCGACCCGGCCCCTTTCATCCAGCCTAAAGTCGTCAATGAAAACGCTGGGAAGAAGATTTTGTTCGACAATACTCACGCTCAGACAGCTGGAGCCGCAGATTGGGTCATTGACGGCGGCTTTTCTGATTTCGGCGACGCACTCGCTAATGATGGCTATTATGTTCAAGAGCTTCGCAAAACAACCCCGTTTACCTACAATGATCTGAAAGATTATAGCGTGTTCGTCATCGCAGAGCCTAACATTCCATTTAAAGCAACCGAACAAGCCGCTATGACGCAGTATGTAGAGGGCGGCGGCAGCATTTTCTTCGTTGGCGACCACTACAATGCCGATCGCAACAAAAACCGCTGGGACGGCTCCGAAGCGATGAACGGCTACCGCCGGGGCGCCTGGACAGACCCCACGCAAGGCATGAGCGCTGATGAGCGCAGCTCGGAGGCCATGCAGGGCGTAACCAGCTCAGACTGGCTATCCGACCATTTCGGCGTTCGCTTCCGCTACAATGCGCTTGGCGATTTAACCGCTAATCAGATTGTACCTCAGGAGCAAGCCTTTGGCATCACCGCTGGCGTATCCACGGTTGCGATGCACGCAGGCTCCACGCTTGCGATTACCGATCCGACTAAAGCTAAAGGCATCGTATACTTGCCGCAAACGAATCAGGCTTGGGGCAGTGCTGTCGATCAAGGCGTATACAACGGCGGCGGAATCGCCGAGGGTCCTTACGTTGCCGTGTCCAAGCTGGGAGCGGGCAAGGCTGCTTTTATCGGGGACTCTTCTCCAGTTGAGGACGCTACACCAAAATATTTGCGCGAGGAAACCGGAGCACGCAAAACGACCTACGACGGCTTTAAAGAGCAGGATGACGGTGTGTTGCTTGTCAATTTGGTCAATTGGCTCGCTGAGCAAGAAAGCTACACGAGTCTAACCGAGGTTGACGGACTGCAATTGGACAGCGTTACGGCATTGCATCCTTTCGAGGACCCTGCTGCTTCGACTGAGCCGCAGCCGGAGCCATGGTCCGCGCCAAGCGCAGGCTACAAATGGTATGACCGCTCTACGTTCAAGCCTGGCTCATACGGCGGCCCGACAACGAGTGCCAACGCCGCTTACAGCTTCGTCAAGCAAGCGACGCTGCCGAATGCACAGGATTTTCAAATTCGTGTTGTCGCTGACAATTTGCCTGCCAATACGACCGTATCGGGCTTTAGCGCCGGCATTTATTTGAGCGGAGGCACGCAGGTCGCCATGGTGCAAAATGAAAACGGCACCTGGCCGACAGCCTACGGCTACAGCTCGACCTTCAGCGTCACATCCGACAGCAAGGGACATGCCTTTAAGGATTTGACCGTCCGAATTAAACCCGGAACGTCTGGTGCAGCCAATCTGCGTCTGCGCTTGAACGGAAGCAATCTGCTGACGAATGCAGTGAGTGTAGGCAATGTACCAGCAGAGCCGCTGCCTGAAGAGGAAGGCCCGATTCCCGCTCTGATCCCTATTGCCGAAGCTCGCACGAAGTCGGTCGGCTCAACCGTAACGGTTGAAGGCATCGTAACGACGGAGCCGGGCGCTTTTGGCGGACAAGCCTTTTATTTGCAGGATGCTTCAGGCGGTATCTATGTGTTCCAAAGCGCAAGCGGCTTCCATCAAGGCGACCGTATTAACGTGACTGCCGCTACAGCTCTGTACAATACAGAGCTTGAATTGACCGATATGATTGCCATCGAAAAAACCGGCACAGCGCCGCTGCCAGCCCCCCTTGCAACAGACCGCATCTCGGCTGTTAACCAAGGGCAGCTTGTACAGCTATCCGATGTGACGATTCAAAATTTGGCAAGCGCAACGCCTGCTGGTTCTTTCGAATTTGATGCCGTTGATGCTGCTGGAATTAGCAATCATGTCCGCGTAGACACGCGCACAGGCCTGTCGCTGTCTTCATTCCCTTATACCGAGGGCCAGCAGATTAGTATTACGGGTGTTGCTGCTATTTTCAGAGATGTCTTTCAATTAAAGCCACGCGGGCTTAGCGATTTCGCCCTGCAAGGCGATACGACCGCTCCACAGACAACGGCTTCCCTTTCCGCTTCGCCGAATGAAGCAGGGTGGCTGAACGAAGACGTTACGGTTACCTTGACGGCAACCGATGATGCAGGCGGCTCCGCTCCTGTGCGTACAGAATACGCGATTAACGGGAACGCCAATCAAGCCTATGAAGCGCCCATTTTGATCAGTGAAGAAGGAAGCACAACGCTTTCCTTCTTCTCGACAGACGCAGCTGGTCATACTGAGGCCGTTCAGTCGCTAACGCTCAAGCTCGATAAATCGGTACCCAGCGTTATTTTGACGCAGTCTGGAGGCGCAATAGCGGATGCTTTCGACACGGATACGCTTATTTTTGAACTAAACAGCTCAGATTCCTTGTCCGGCATCGCTAGCGAGCAGTTGCTGCTCGATGACCGCCTTATTAACAGCACTTATTCTACAACAGGCGCTGAGCTTGGCTTGGGCACTCATACAATTGCTTATTCTGTAAAGGATTTTGCCGGAAATGAAGCCTTCCAGCAAGCTACTTTCAGCATTGCTAACAAGCCGCTTGCAGCTGGCGCTCCCGGCAAGCCTGTGCTTTCGAGCAACAACGGCTATGACACGGGCTTGCAGGACGGCGATTTTACAATATCGCTGAATATGTGGTGGGGCCACAATGGCACCAGCTATAGGCTGTATGAGAACGGTGAGCTCATTGATACTCAGACGCTAACCGATGCCTCTCCCTCCGCCCAAATGGCGCAGACGCATGTAAGTGGTAGGGCTAACGGAACGTACACGTACACCGCTGAGCTTACTAATGCGAAGGGTACTACTCGCAGCGACGTCTTAACGGTACGCGTTATAGATGCAGCTCCAGGAAAGCCCGTCCTGTCGCAAAACAATTGGGATGGCGATGGTCAATACAGCCTTACAATGAATCTATGGTGGGGAACGAACGCGACGGAATACCGTCTATATGAAAATAATGAGCTCATCGACACGCAAGCCCTGAAGGCCGCTTCACCTGCCGCTCAAAGTGCTGTAACAGCGCTGACCGGCCGGCAGCCTGGTGTTTACGAATATCGGGCTGAGCTTGTGAATGCAGCGGGAGTGACCACGAGTGAAACGATTACGGTTCAAGTAACAAAATAG
- a CDS encoding galactokinase family protein, with protein MSNQMLNRLQTDKGQELLAQMYGKQQLIEQTGRYQSLVEQFQAHFGEQEVGLFSSPGRCEVGGNHTDHNHGKVLAGSITLDTIGAAVKVDEPVITFFSEGYATKYVINLEDIQPQSGDDGTTSLVRGIAAGFRDAGFQVGGFNAYISSNVFAASGLSSSASFEMLIGTILNHYYNDGKLDAVSLSKIGQFAENHYWNKPSGLLDQMACAYGGLIAIDFETPKEPVIKPVQWDFQKNGYSLVIVNTGGNHADLTEDYAAVPNEMYAVAKSLGASVCRDLTPEDIYANLKAVRAAAGDRAVLRALHFFEENGRVDDQVLALEEGRFNDFLQLITASGNSSWKWLQNVYQSGATQNQEIAIALSLTENYLKKIGDGACRIHGGGFAGVILTIIPNEHAEAYMSWIGGMLDTPVLVVNVREHGAVYINKLLDNEV; from the coding sequence ATGAGTAATCAAATGCTAAATAGGCTGCAAACGGACAAGGGACAGGAGCTGCTTGCCCAAATGTATGGAAAGCAGCAGCTCATAGAGCAAACAGGCCGCTATCAATCGCTTGTTGAGCAATTTCAAGCGCATTTTGGAGAGCAGGAGGTGGGACTGTTTAGCTCCCCAGGGAGATGCGAGGTTGGAGGCAATCATACCGATCACAATCATGGAAAAGTTCTGGCGGGAAGCATTACGCTCGATACGATTGGGGCGGCAGTGAAGGTAGACGAGCCTGTTATTACCTTTTTCTCTGAAGGCTATGCAACGAAATATGTGATTAATCTTGAAGATATACAGCCCCAATCTGGAGATGATGGCACGACGTCGCTAGTTCGCGGCATTGCAGCCGGATTCAGGGATGCGGGCTTTCAAGTAGGAGGCTTCAATGCTTACATATCGAGCAATGTGTTTGCTGCATCGGGGTTAAGCTCGTCGGCGTCTTTCGAAATGCTGATCGGCACGATTTTAAATCATTATTATAATGATGGAAAGCTTGATGCTGTATCGCTCTCTAAAATCGGGCAATTTGCTGAAAATCACTATTGGAATAAGCCGTCCGGCCTGCTGGACCAAATGGCCTGCGCTTATGGCGGTTTGATTGCGATTGATTTTGAGACGCCTAAGGAGCCTGTGATCAAGCCTGTGCAATGGGATTTTCAGAAAAATGGCTATTCGCTGGTCATTGTAAATACAGGCGGGAATCATGCAGATTTAACAGAGGATTACGCGGCGGTGCCTAATGAGATGTATGCGGTAGCCAAATCGTTAGGAGCTTCGGTTTGTCGTGATTTAACGCCAGAGGACATTTACGCTAATTTAAAGGCGGTTAGAGCAGCGGCGGGAGATAGGGCTGTGCTGCGCGCCTTGCATTTTTTTGAGGAAAATGGGCGCGTCGATGATCAGGTGCTTGCACTTGAAGAGGGAAGGTTCAATGACTTCTTGCAGCTCATTACGGCTTCGGGGAATTCCTCGTGGAAATGGCTTCAGAACGTTTATCAAAGCGGTGCTACTCAAAATCAAGAAATTGCAATTGCGCTGTCCCTCACCGAAAATTATTTGAAGAAAATCGGCGATGGCGCCTGCCGTATTCATGGTGGAGGCTTCGCAGGAGTCATTTTGACCATTATTCCTAACGAGCACGCGGAAGCCTACATGTCATGGATTGGCGGCATGCTGGACACTCCGGTGCTGGTGGTGAATGTGAGGGAGCATGGGGCTGTCTATATTAATAAACTGCTGGATAACGAAGTTTAA